CCGCCGGTTAAATTTCTGCCCTTTCATACAGCTGCTATGGGGAAGGCTTGAATAATCCCCGGGACtcgcctaccttgcagggtggttGTGACCGGCAACATGATAAAAAAGGCAGTGGGCATCTTCTTAGTTTTAAAAGGCGGGGGGAGACTAGGAGACCCATGGAGGACTAAAGAAGCATTGCaacttttaaaagagagaggtggaaggAGCAAAAAAAGACCAGGGGAGGGAGGTTTGTAGGGGGAGGGGTGTTTTTTGATCTTACGGACGCTGCACCTACAATTGTTCCTGCTCAGTGATGTGTCCTTTCCTTTGCGTTCCTGACGCCGGGTGCCAAATGGAGTTCTTGTCAGGggtgcagaaaataaaataaaatggaaaagaaaaaaaagattttgcaacTATTCTTTCGAGTTCTTCCTGACGTTGCAAGCAGGAATTGAGGCAGAATCCCCGGGGCGGGCGGTgcctttgtggggtggggtgggggaatcggAGGGGGGAGTCAGGGCCAGAAAGATGGGGAATGAGTCCATGGATGTGACTTGTACAGGCACAAGGAAGATGCATTATTTCCTGCCAGGCAGAATTCCTCAGGGAGAGCCTAGAGCGGGGCGGGGCCAGGGGAAttagagcagggggaggggcaggcagtTACAAAATCCATGGCAtttttttaatacatattttttatttaagtttCTATCGGTTTTCCAAAATACATTCATTGTCTCTCTTTTTCCAGcacatggctttttttttttttgacaaattTTGCAAGGGACTGCAAGACTTTGATCTtcttgtattgggggggggggggagagatgcctcTTCCCTGTCTAAAAAAATAGCTCTACACACCTGCGctttttgttctttgcttttccTGGCCCTGCTGTTGTCATGCAACAACCGCCCAGGCTGGAAGATTTGGGAAAGCTTCACTTGTGGGGTTTCTGTCTATTTTGCACAAAAATTAAATGCCCAGTTCAGAGTGATTGTGAGAATGGGAACCCCTGCCACCTGGAAAGGTGAAAAGGTCCCGAAACCCTGATTCCAGCTTATTTTAAAGGGTCCtgcttttcagggttttttttttttttttagttgtgagTGACTctgtactgtatttgcaattgaatttcaatagggacaaatgtgagATTCTGCACTTAggtaggaagaaccagatgcacaaatataggaagagggacacctggcttgctagcagtgcatgtgaaaaggatctaggggcctcggtggaccacaagctgaacatgagtccacagggtgatgcagcagcaaaaaaaaaaggctaatgcggttctaggctgcatcaacagaagtctagtgtccagatcaagagaagtcatAGTccaactctattctgccttagccAAACCAcacttggagtcctgtgtccaattctgggcaccacaatttaaggatgttgacaagctggaatgtgtgcagaggacgATCCAGgacctggaagccaagccttatgaagaacacttgaaggagctgggtatatttagcctggaaaagaggagactgagagatgatagccatcttcaaatatcttaagggctgtcacgaTGGAAGAtgggacaagcttgttttctcctgctctgaagggtgggACTCAAAtcaaccagtggcttcaagttgcaggaaaggagattccaactaaacatcacatAATGAATAAGTTTCAGATgataagagccatttgacaggtcttcggaagttgtggactctccttgcttggaggtttttaagcagaggttggatggccgtctgtcgtGGAtgtttgagctgagattcctgcattgcagggggtgggactggatgaccctttggggtcccttccaactctatgattattctacaattctctgattcttcaGCCTAGCAATGTGGACTCCTgaggccagaggttttcaaccttttcgagTCCACAGCTTCCTTGACCAACTaccttctttctgtggcacccctgtggggctcacaGGAGCCCAGTTACCTcactccttgcctgcagagcttgggagtcctctgagctgccccccaccccaccccaaagagaggtgcctcctcacactgccccacaggggcctgggaagcaccccctggccagccccagaggcacccttcacctggggagcttgtagccagggctgctgcaacaaacagctgtggagAGGGCAtcggaggagggagaaaaggaaagagggacagaggccagtgttgcccatggctcccctggccatcattcatcattcaaggcacccatgggtgccacgGCACATGGGTTCAAAACGTCTGTCTTAGGCGATGGTGAGGGCCAGGCGCGCGCgcgggagagcgagagagcgagagagcgagagagcccGGCTCCTTTGCAGGGCGAAAGTGAAAGTGCCAAAGCGcagcgggggaggggagggaaagaggaagccgggggggggagggggacctgCTTCTATATCTGGCGACGCCGGACGGTCCCCTCTGGGTGGTGGTtctgcaaaatgcaaaaaagcaGCGACCAAACAGGAGCTCTGGCTCAAGCAACGGCAAGAATAGAGAGACGCGGGACTGGCGGGGTCGGGGGCCGGTTCTGGCCCGCTGAGCGCCTTGTGCGTcctcagctgagattcctgcattgcagcgggttggtcTGGACGACCcctagggggtcccttccaacttcataGTGGAGCAAATTTCTAtgcgatttttttttggggggggagggtgtgtgtggaaacctctcacctgcggccctccaggcctcGCTGCCCGGTCCTCGGAACTCTGCTCAGACCACgccccttctccccaggccacgcccctcgcgggccctgctttgcaccccgaGAAGCCGGGattgggggggcagagagggttGTGCCAGCCAGGGAACTATTATGTGGTCTAAGGATAAAACACAACCATTGCTCTGCCCGCTCACGGCCCTTCACAGACGCCCCGCCCCACCCAGCGCGCCCACCCCCCTCGCCTTGGGGCGCCCAGAGGCGCTTTCCTCCTGAAAAGAACCTCGACGGCTCCTCTCTGCCCGGCGACTGATGACGCGAAGGCGGGCGGCCTCCCCATTGGCTCCCCGCGGGACGGGGGATTTCTGGCTTCCCCCTTCCCACAGTGTGGGGCTGAGGTTGGGGGGCACAGTAGGTTCCCCTGGACGCGGCCAGAGCAGCAGTTGCAGCAGAGGAGATCCTTCTCTCCTAGGAATCCCCTCGAGGAGCTGGGATCCAGAGACAGCGACTCCTCTACCCCCtctggaggaaggaagggatcCCACTGCCCcccacgcaaaaaaaaaaaattaaaaaatccccaAAAACTACAGCGAAGGGATCCGCGAGAGCAGATCTCTCGCTAACTGGCTGCTGGGATTCGGAGGCCGGTCAGAGTTGGGGATCCATACTTGAGCGGCGCAGAAACGGAACGCGGGATCCCTTGCCAAGTGGATCCCAAGGAGCGCGGAGCGAGATCCAGAAACCTGCAAAGCGgatcctttctcctcctcctcctcctcgcccagCGGAGTCAGGATGcggcctctctgggtggctttgGCCGGGCTCTGCCTGGCGCTGAGTTACCTGCGAACAGGTAAGGCTGCCGAGAGATCCGTGGCTCGTTTGATGCGgaagttgctgcctctcagcctggccgacctcgcagggttgttgttgttggggggggttgaaggagggagggaagactcggccttgagaaaaaggtgggatgcaaataaCCAATCGATCGATCCGTTAACTCTTTCCCTGCCAGGGGCTTTCGTCGTCCACCTGCAGGAGGACTGCTTCCTCTCGGACGGAGGTCGCGCCCTCTGGTTCAACTGGACGGTGGCCTTCAATAAGATCCCCTTCATCTGCTTCGACGGACCCAGCGAGAGCTTCGTGCCCTGCGGCCTGGGCGCCTACAAGCCCTGGTACCAGCTGACCGCCCTCTTCTCGGACCACGTGAATGCCGTCCTGGGAGCGCAGATGAAGGAGGAGGCCCAGCGCTGCCAGGGGCAGGTCCACTCACTGTGGGGACCCTCAGCGCTCAGGCAGAGTGAGTGAGGGGCGCTGGGgccacgggcgggggggggggttgggagttGCAGCCCCAAACACCTGGGTTGTATCTGGAGGACGAAGTGAAGGCAAGTGGTGTGGCAAGTGACATGGCAAATGGTGGCAAGTGAAATGGCAAGTGAAGGCAAGTGGTGTGGCAAGTGGTGTGGCACATGAAATGGCAAGTGAAGGCAGGTGACGTGGCAAGTGGTGTGGCTCATGAAATGGCAAGTGATGGCAAGTGATGTGGCAAATGGTGGCAAGGGGGTGGCAAGTGATGTGGCAAATGACATGGCAAGTGGTGTGGCATGTGACATGGCAAGTGAAAGCAAGTGGTGTGGCAAGTGATGGCAAGGGGCATGGCAAGTGGTGTGGCAAGTGAAGGCAATTGATGGCAAGTGGAGTGGCAAGTGGGGTGGCATGTGAAATGGCAAGTGGTCTGGCAAGTGGTGGCAAGTGGAATGGCAAGTGGTGTGGCAAGTGACATGGCAAGTGATGGCACAAATGGCGTGGCAAGTGATGGCAAGTGGCGTGGCAAGTGAAATGGCAATATGACCCCACTAGGAGGCATGCAGCTGAGCCAACCTTTGAAGGATCTAATACAGATTCTGATTTTGCACCCCCTCCTTTCCGCAGCTCCTCCAAAGGTCCGGGTATTCCCTGTCACCCCTCAGAACACCCCAGCGTCCATCATGTTGGCGTGTGTCGTGTGGGGCTTCTACCCCCAAGACGTGACCGTCACCTGGCTGTGGAATGGGGCCCTCCTGAAGAACGGGACAGGCCCGGCGGCAGTGGCCTCCAGCAATGGGGACTGGACCTACCAAACTCTGCGCACTCTCCCTGTGGACCCCCGGCAGGGAGGCACCTACACCTGCCTCGTGACCCACGCCAGCCTGAATGAGTCCCTCACCAAGGACTGGGGTGAGTGACAGCGGAGGCTGCTGGGCTGCTTCACGCAACACAGTGTTAAGATCCccaaatgcttctgtgcatgtgcagaatgtcTCTTCACCCGCCCCCTTCCAAGTGACCACAATGAGCCACCAACTAACTTGAGATATGGTGGAAAGGTCCAGCTGcgatttctgccttgcagggggctggactagatgacccttgggggtaccttccaagcCCACAAGCCTAGGATTCCATGATCTAGCTGAGCCTTgtccacacagactggcagcactGGCTCTCCTTCTGCACACCAAGCAGGGCAACATTTCGTCCTGATGTTTCAGGGACCTCGTTTAGTTATTCatgaaatttatatgccactttttttgggggggggggactccaagcAGTtagtaagaatcatagaatcgtggtgttggaagtgaccccaagggtcatctagtccaaccccctgcaatgcaggaatctcagccaaagcttCCCTGCCTGaagggcatccaacctctgctttaaaaaccccaaggaaggaaaAATAGAACAAGAATTGCCGTAAAAACTTATAAATCCGTGATTGAAACACCCGCCCACATCTGCAGAAACAAGAATGCTTTTGTGCAGGCGCCTGATGTCAagaggaagggagttccacagggttcAGGAGCTGCCACAATGAAATATTGATTCCTTACGAAGTCAGGACAGGttttaggtgggtgggtgggtggggtggtcaGGAAACCTCCTGTCCCGTAGGCGAGGAAGGCGACCTGCCTTTAACAGTCCCCCTGCCCTTTCTGTCTCACCCGCAGCACCAGGCCTGGCTCTGGACCTCCGGTGGAAAGTGGGGGTCTCGGCGGGCATGCTGGGGGTCGGAATCCTTCTCCTTGCCATGGGCACTGTCCTTTGGACGAGGAGAGTCCCCGAAGGTAAGGGCCAGAGGAGAACATGAGCTGGGGAATGGGGTTTTACTTTTTGCTGATTCCTTAACATTTACACACCGAAACCTCTGAGCTCGTCAGCTTGGGCCCCATTGATGGGTGGGCCCCTTCTTCCTCTGGGTGGGGACCATTCTCTTACTGActccctctttttctccccaCTTCCAGGCTACGCCCCCATTGATGGCAGCACCTACCCAGAAGGTAGGagtcccttccctccttccctccctcccgcttagttaaactacggaactccctgtcACAGGAAGCCAAGCCAACTTGGCAAGCCTTGCAACgttctttggcctgatcctgcaggctccgcTCATGTTCTTAGGACAACAAATTCTGGCTGAGCATCGGGAGTAAATTTTAAAGGGTTAGGGCAGTTGCTTGGAGGGGAGAGGGTAGGGGTCTCCCTTCCAGCAAAGATCGAGTCCCCCACCCTCCAATTATTCCAAGGATCGGGTCCACTTGGGTCCCCCGCTTTCAGAGTCAGCACACAGGGGTCTCCCCCCCTCATTTCACCCTgtacaacaacaaccctgcgaagtagggtaggcagagagaaagagagaggggggagggagagagggagagagagagagaggctccccacctgagtggggatttgaaccttggtctctcgCAGGTCCTAACCGCTACACAACCCTgtctcccacaacaaccctgcaagggaggACAATACAGCCAGATGTTTTACAAGGGTGCCTCCCAGATGTGATAGGAGGGGGGGTTGGCTTCGTACAGAGGCAGAACCACAAAGGGGGTTCCCCAAACAGAAAAAGCATTTACTCCCCCCCTCTTGCTGTGAACTTCTAAACTCCtatgccccccgcccccactttcTGCAGGTCGCTAGCCTGACTCTGAATGACGCCTCTCCCCCCCGAACTCCTTTGCCTGCAATTTCATCCTGGATCCGTTGGGGAGACCCCAAACTATCAAAAGGGAAGCCACCCAGCCTGaccttgctgctgcttcaaagACCCTCCggagaccccccaccccacccaccggAAGCCCGATGAGTCTCCCCAcaccctgcctcctcctctgctaATTTCTCTCATCCCCAAGTCACCACCTCCTCGTTTGCAGCAGCTAattagaaccacagaactgtggagctggaagggaccccgggaggtcctctagcccaaccccccgcaatgcattGTGCAAAGATGCCCCTCCTCTATTCCCCCCCGCCTGTCATCCGGTACAATCGAGCTGAGATTCTTGCCtcgcaaggggttgggctagatgaccgctgggggtcccttccagccacctctacaattctttgattctgcgggagagggagaggaactctctttttctctccttctctggaggtttcTAAAGAGAGGTTGGGTGCACATTTGTATATTTACTTTTATTAAGACTTTTCATAAAAAGGCAAGGTCCTGGGTGCAGGATAGTCGGGTTCACCTTCCTGTGTGTGGGACAAGTTAAGATTTACCTGCGAAAGAGGACTTTGCACTCCCCCCGCTTTTCTTATTTGCTTTTGTTAagctgtgcttcctgcattgcagagggttaggctagatggcccctgggggtcctttccaactctaccctTGCAAGGCAAGCCCCTTTCTCAAAGGACCTTCCGCCCTCCTCTTCCTAATCTGCCTGCCGTTGTGCGTTCTGGCTTCATTTTTTATAAGAAATTTGTTGACACAAAATAAAGGGCAAAATGCCTTCGGACGTGTCGTGGGGTCTCTCTCTGCCTTCAGGGTTCTTGCTGCCCAGTGcggtccactctgactggcagcagattgcCTCCAGAATTCCAAGCAAGTTTATTCTTTCCGCAGCCACCAGGATTTGAACTCAGAACCTTGCGATGCTCTCACCCAGGTACCCCCAgattcggccctccaggtgttttgggactacaactcccatcacccctagctaacaggaccagtggtcaaggatagtgggaattgtagtcccaaaacacctggagggcagagtttgggaatgcctgctctaaccgCTCAGCTACGGaagcctttcccccaccctccaccaacTGCTCTTAGGCATGCTGGTGCCTTTCCTAAGcagaaggttttttgtttgtttgtttttaaaggagacCCAGAGCTGTTTTCAGAaccaaatccagcttttaaaatattctttttttggggggggggagaaatggtcCTTTGAGGCTGCTAAGCTCACAAGTACCGAGTGTGCGTTGCGGCCTGCGGGGGTCTGCTGTGATAGAGGCTCTGAACCCGAGGCCTTCGTTCTGCAGTGCAAGCAGGTGTCCTGCCCCTGAGCCACAGGGCTGCGTCCCTGCCGGACCCTCCGCCCTTCCAAGCAGGTGTCCAACACGGCTGCCTTTACAAATCATTGCAGAGTTAAACTGCAGTTTTCCACACTTTAACacagcattgggggtgggggtggggacacaaaTAAAAAGGGACA
Above is a window of Zootoca vivipara chromosome 2, rZooViv1.1, whole genome shotgun sequence DNA encoding:
- the LOC118081366 gene encoding class II histocompatibility antigen, M beta 1 chain, which codes for MRPLWVALAGLCLALSYLRTGAFVVHLQEDCFLSDGGRALWFNWTVAFNKIPFICFDGPSESFVPCGLGAYKPWYQLTALFSDHVNAVLGAQMKEEAQRCQGQVHSLWGPSALRQTPPKVRVFPVTPQNTPASIMLACVVWGFYPQDVTVTWLWNGALLKNGTGPAAVASSNGDWTYQTLRTLPVDPRQGGTYTCLVTHASLNESLTKDWAPGLALDLRWKVGVSAGMLGVGILLLAMGTVLWTRRVPEGYAPIDGSTYPEGR